In Musa acuminata AAA Group cultivar baxijiao chromosome BXJ2-10, Cavendish_Baxijiao_AAA, whole genome shotgun sequence, a genomic segment contains:
- the LOC135624779 gene encoding UPF0014 membrane protein STAR2-like, which yields MMVGMDPYDASFWMDFLRGMLKPVAALAVVLMAVALSFTQKLKLEGEIVYAIARAFLQLSIIGFVLQFIFTQKNAVWIILAYLFMVSVAGYTAGQRAKHVPRGKYIAGISILAGTAVTMLLLVVLNVFPFTPRYIIPVAGMMVGNAMTVTGVTMKKLREDVKVQKNLVETALALGATPRQATYQQVKRSLVIALSPVIDNAKTVGLISLPGAMTGLIMGGASPLEAIQLQIVVMNMLIGASTVSSISSTYLCWPAFFTKAYQLEYKVFATD from the exons ATGATGGTGGGGATGGATCCGTATGACGCGTCGTTCTGGATGGACTTCCTGCGGGGGATGCTGAAGCCGGTGGCGGCGCTGGCGGTGGTGCTCATGGCGGTGGCCCTCTCCTTCACCCAGAAGCTCAAGCTCGAGGGCGAGATAGTCTACGCCATCGCCCGCGCCTTCCTCCAGCTGTCCATCATCGGCTTCGTCCTCCAGTTCATCTTCACCCAGAAGAACGCCGTCTGGATCATCCTGGCCTACTTGTTCATG GTATCTGTTGCTGGCTATACAGCAGGTCAGCGTGCCAAGCATGTGCCTCGAGGAAAGTACATAGCTGGAATCTCCATTTTGGCTGGCACAGCAGTGACGATGCTCCTGCTTGTTGTGCTCAACGTCTTCCCCTTCACTCCACGATACATCATTCCTGTGGCCGGCATGATGGTTGGTAACGCCATGACCGTAACCGGGGTCACCATGAAAAAGCTACGAGAAGATGTTAAAGTGCAGAAGAACCTG GTGGAGACAGCGCTGGCTCTCGGTGCAACTCCTCGCCAAGCAACGTATCAGCAGGTCAAGAGGTCTCTGGTGATTGCGTTGTCCCCTGTCATAGACAACGCCAAGACAGTGGGACTCATCTCTCTCCCAGGTGCCATGACTGGCCTCATCATGGGCGGCGCGTCACCATTGGAGGCGATCCAGCTTCAGATTGTTGTCATGAACATGCTTATTGGGGCGTCCACGGTCAGCAGCATCTCGTCGACCTACTTGTGTTGGCCTGCTTTCTTCACGAAAGCTTACCAGCTGGAATACAAGGTCTTTGCCACTGATTAA
- the LOC135624777 gene encoding protein NETWORKED 2D-like: MLRRAATNAYSWWWASHIRTKQSKWLDNNLQEMDERVKTMLKLIEEDADSFARRAEMYFKRRPELVSFVEEAYRAYRALAERYDHISGELHKANHTIATAFPDQVQYAMLEEEDENFPKAITPIDPRKVHKPTVDGLMNKRRESQSSLKKMQQRSDTPLNKDKAQEEISKLQKTILVLQTEKEFIKSSYEGGIAKYWEIEKKITEMQEEVCCLQDEFSTSAVIEDNEARALMTATALKSSEDAIVSLHEQQNKSMEQAKLESERIKAAKKKLKDFNGRLGRFQTLTGDSDENPERNSITVNVEKETCDLTDRIELQSLCEKVKEYLEKNPDISVEEIAEKIDELVNRITSLELTMSTQTAQISRLSSENNELEKYLQSLEEEKMILIDDSNELTNKLKQAEAELNRVEPLQKNIQEEEIILLQNFRETYNSFRDISEKLQVPSHQNDAHAASGSMEDDISSYCNEVTECEVKEVTEIHEIVDEIHVHSINDDHSQLAAGPDISSNSTNTEDLNKGTESAVQESSQAHVSIHTGTNQETQLGEKEDSLDLQQLLLNTLEGREKILLAEYTSILRSYKETKKKLSKAEKETEDCLREMTTLVRELKNANSVKDEEIRLLKLQLGSSKTSSDGKVDAPFGIEDCRNGHHKPESMSCFPTFILEEPNPECSQVTRGGVADTRSPLAEDSNLQQIGEPKGTSPIEERFRRDIDELLEDNLQFWLGFSASLHHIQELQTKFEDLQMSVEKMKASSISQEGSNSDQVPQPESASTVAQLRALKSELQVWLEGSTLLRGELQSRFSSLCGIQEEIAGAVKAGTQCEDLQFTPYQAAKFQGEVLNMQQENNKVANELQVGVGHAKHLQAEVERELTKLHVHPEWSGSRSSHTQPLKHFSSKARIPLRSFLFGTKLKKQSIFACMNPAFQRHYSDLRAGFR; the protein is encoded by the exons ATGTTGCGGAGAGCTGCGACCAATGCGTACTCGTGGTGGTGGGCGAGCCACATCCGGACGAAGCAGTCGAAATGGCTCGACAACAACCTCCAAG AGATGGATGAGAGAGTAAAAACCATGCTTAAGTTAATTGAAGAAGATGCTGATTCCTTCGCTAGGAGGGCAGAGATGTACTTCAAAAGGAGACCAGAGTTGGTAAGCTTTGTTGAAGAAGCCTACAGGGCATACAGAGCACTGGCTGAAAGATATGACCACATTTCAGGAGAGTTGCACAAGGCCAACCACACCATAGCAACTGCTTTTCCCGATCAAGTCCAGTATGCCATGCTAGAGGAAGAGGATGAGAATTTTCCGAAAGCAATCACTCCCATTGATCCCAGAAAAGTTCATAAGCCAACAGTAGATGGCTTAatgaacaaaagaagagaaagcCAATCATCCCTAAagaagatgcagcaaaggagtgaTACTCCATTGAACAAGGACAAGGCACAAGAAGAGATAAGTAAGCTTCAGAAAACAATCCTAGTTCTGCAGACTGAGAAAGAGTTCATCAAAAGCTCCTATGAGGGTGGAATAGCAAAATATTGGGAGATTGAGAAGAAGATAACTGAGATGCAAGAGGAGGTTTGCTGCTTGCAAGATGAGTTCAGCACCAGTGCAGTTATCGAAGATAACGAAGCCCGGGCCTTGATGACAGCAACAGCCCTCAAATCCTCCGAGGACGCAATAGTCAGTTTGCATGAACAGCAAAACAAATCAATGGAGCAAGCGAAGTTAGAGTCGGAAAGAATTAAGGCTGCTAAAAAGAAGTTGAAGGATTTTAATGGCAGGTTAGGTCGATTTCAGACTCTTACAGGGGATTCTGATGAaaatccagagagaaactccatcACAGTAAATGTGGAGAAGGAGACTTGCGATTTAACCGATCGGATAGAGTTGCAGTCACTGTGTGAGAAGGTTAAAGAATATCTTGAAAAGAATCCTGATATTTCTGTAGAGGAAATTGCAGAAAAAATTGATGAGCTTGTTAACAGAATAACCAGTTTGGAACTCACAATGTCAACACAAACTGCGCAGATTAGTAGACTGAGTTCAGAAAACAATGAGCTTGAGAAGTATCTGCAGAGCTTGGAAGAGGAGAAGATGATTCTGATTGATGACTCAAATGAATTGACAAACAAGTTGAAGCAAGCTGAAGCAGAGCTAAATAGAGTAGAACCTCTTCAGAAAAATATCCAAGAAGAAGAAATTATTCTACTTCAGAATTTTCGTGAAACCTACAATAGCTTCAGGGATATTTCTGAAAAGCTGCAGGTCCCTTCACACCAAAATGATGCTCATGCTGCCAGTGGATCCATGGAGGATGACATTTCCTCCTATTGCAATGAAGTGACAGAATGTGAAGTTAAAGAAGTAACTGAAATCCATGAAATAGTTGATGAGATTCATGTTCATTCTATCAATGATGATCACTCGCAGTTGGCTGCAGGCCCTGACATCAGTAGCAATTCCACAAACACTGAGGACCTAAACAAGGGAACTGAGTCCGCGGTACAAGAGTCATCGCAAGCACATGTTAGCATTCACACAGGTACTAACCAAGAAACTCAACTTGGAGAGAAAGAGGATTCTCTCGACTTGCAACAATTACTTCTGAACACTTTAGAAGGTAGAGAAAAGATTTTGTTAGCTGAGTACACGTCAATCCTCCGAAGCtacaaagaaacaaagaaaaagcTCTCCAAAGCGGAGAAGGAAACTGAAGATTGTCTTCGTGAGATGACGACACTGGTAAGGGAATTGAAGAATGCCAATTCTGTGAAAGATGAGGAGATTCGCTTACTAAAACTACAGCTGGGTTCTTCAAAGACTAGTTCAGATGGGAAGGTAGATGCCCCATTTGGAATCGAAGATTGTCGGAACGGTCACCATAAACCTGAAAGCATGTCCTGCTTCCCCACATTCATCCTAGAGGAACCAAACCCTGAGTGTTCTCAGGTTACAAGAGGTGGTGTTGCAGACACACGAAGTCCCCTTGCAGAAGACAGCAATTTGCAGCAAATTGGTGAACCAAAAGGCacttcacccattgaagaaagGTTCAGAAGAGATATAGACGAACTACTTGAGGATAACTTACAGTTCTGGCTAGGGTTCAGTGCATCATTGCATCACATACAAGAACTCCAAACCAAATTTGAAGACCTACAAATGAGTGTTGAGAAGATGAAGGCTAGTAGTATAAGCCAAGAAGGAAGCAACAGTGATCAGGTTCCACAACCAGAGTCTGCATCTACTGTTGCACAGCTCAGAGCATTGAAGAGTGAACTTCAAGTATGGCTGGAAGGAAGCACATTGTTAAGAGGTGAACTGCAAAGCAGATTCTCATCGCTTTGCGGCATACAGGAGGAGATCGCTGGGGCTGTAAAGGCAGGAACACAATGTGAAGATCTCCAATTTACTCCCTACCAGGCTGCAAAGTTTCAGGGAGAGGTTCTCAACATGCAACAGGAGAACAACAAAGTCGCTAATGAGCTGCAGGTAGGAGTAGGTCATGCAAAGCATCTTCAAGCTGAAGTTGAGAGAGAATTAACCAAACTTCATGTGCATCCTGAATGGTCTGGATCCAGAAGCAGCCATACTCAACCCTTGAAGCACTTCTCAAGTAAGGCCAGAATACCACTGAGGTCCTTCCTTTTCGGTACAAAACTTAAAAAGCAATCAATATTTGCATGCATGAATCCAGCATTTCAGCGACATTACAGTGATCTGAGGGCTGGGTTTCGTTAA